From Neospora caninum Liverpool complete genome, chromosome VIII, a single genomic window includes:
- a CDS encoding putative thiF family domain-containing protein has translation METKAEAEEAVCGVPGRLGREAARAEEGESQREEGGSQRIEGGSQTEEKGRVDGATASGIGCRSSSLREEHRSAPNSSCSGPAASAASSHPRSEASSTRCICASRAVLRFHPFTLSIDVSFWRRLGETKLREWRLQTPWTPLLAVSTPKHFVSRVTPSRAPASFSPGGRTEWRREKAGSASPCSLSPAIFRLDQNAFDLASHPRFLSSSSDASPAAPCFTGEVPLLGFLYNCNSLEQFKAFNRQAAVSQILQAPILSASSLSSQEVRRGSASPDEAQNACGDSPGLLQLPVYEDAFWDFPSRTASLHQHNRPASTGSASLAPQSSPSSASSLSPASSAVASEAVSGRRDAPWLSQCLYTALPPIALACRFFLITFIDLKAFVAFYSVAVPAVRPGTDFAVLSPPRGALLQAHGASRGGKHEKRERTCGPQKGEEEKDDRAREAEGEEQREKREDAQKALSSHLSKYGSRSCPISAASTPAPPFLRSSGVCTLHLCYLDPSGDPQALGWPLRNLLLLLSVRFSLYNKVLSLLSFRDLLLHHGKVIQKDAVELNVQLIRWRLLPAFEPRRIQDLRVLLLGAGTLGCGVARLLVAWGVRDFTFVDSSCVALSNPARQCLYTYEDAMPQGTGDQSGGEPGSSGVKKVDAACRRLLAIRPDLRCRGFDLEIPMPGHPRFGHSTPPGGRSLEEAHDLLASLIDEHDVVMMLTDSKESRWLASLIVADRTLDQQCTVTRPGISSFACSVAVELLAALTQHPKGFAAPHIPSDPLASVHPSSESSRSSASGSSGAGVRRRDEARRGRSGERHVEDFSCMGATPHTVRGYFSSFRMLSLASERNPQCVCCSNAILEKYRENRVQFLREVIASSSVLEKYSGLEELQKQIEARGEDADVVCLSDEEEDENE, from the exons ATGGAGACCAaggccgaggccgaggaggcggTCTGTGGCGTGCCCGGTCGGCTTGGCCGTGAGGCAGCGCGCgccgaagaaggggaaagccagagggaagaagggggaagcCAGAGGATAGAAGGGGGAAGccagacggaagaaaaggggagagtCGACGGGGCAACCGCCTCTGGGATCGGCTGTCGGAGCTCTTCGCTCCGAGAGGAACACCGCAGCGCGCCCAACTCTTCCTGTTCTGGCCCCGCGGcctccgccgcgtcttcgcatCCTCGGTCGGAGGCATCGTCTACGCGTTGCATCTGTGCTTCGCGCGCTGTCCTGAGGTTCCACCCTTTCACCTTGAGCATCGACGTCTCCTTTTGGCGGAGGctgggagaaacgaaactgCGCGAGTGGCGCTTGCAGACGCCGTGGACCCCGTTGCTGGCTGTCTCGACGCCGAAACACTTTGTGTCGCGAGTCACGCCATCTCGCGCACCcgcgtcgttttctccggGGGGACGAACAGAGTGGAGACGTGAGAAGGCTGGTTCTGCATCCCCCTGTTCACTGTCGCCGGCTATCTTTCGTCTCGATCAGAACGCCTTCGATCTTGCGTCTCaccctcgcttcctctcgtcctcgtcggaCGCCTCCCCTGCGGCGCCCTGCTTCACAGGAGAGGTGCCGCTCCTCGGTTTCTTGTACAACTGCAATTCCTTGGAGCAGTTCAAAGCCTTCAACCGCCAGGCCGCCGTCTCTCAAATTCTGCAAGCACCTATTCTCTCCGCGagttcgctttcttctcaaGAGGTGAGACGAGggtcggcgtctccggaCGAGGCTCAAAACGCGTGCGGAGACTCGCCTGGCCTTCTTCAACTTCCTGTCTATGAAGACGCCTTCTGGGACTTCCCCTCCCGCACAGCTTCGCTCCACCAGCACAACCGTCCTGCGTCCACGGGATCCGCGTCCCTCGCACCTcagtcttccccttcttctgcgtcgtcgctttctcctgcgtcttctgccgttGCCTCGGAAGCGGTTTCTGGGAGGCGTGACGCCCCGTGGCTGTcgcagtgtctgtacactgcgTTGCCGCCCATCGCCTTGGCgtgtcgctttttcctcaTCACCTTCATTGATCTGAAGGCATTTGTCGCCTTCTACTCCGTCGCCGTCCCAGCGGTGCGACCTGGCACAGACTTCGCggtgctgtctccgcctcggggCGCCCTTCTGCAGGCTCACGGGGCCTCTCGCGGAGGGAAgcacgaaaaaagggaaaggacaTGTGGTCcccagaaaggcgaagaagagaaagacgacagagcgagagaggccgagggcgaggaacagagagagaagagagaagacgcgcagaagG ctctctcctctcaccttTCCAAATACGGTTCGCGTTCGTGTCCGATTTCGGCGGCGAGCACTCCCGCGCCTCCATTTCTGCGTTcgtcgggtgtctgtacactgcaTCTCTGCTACCTGGACCCGAGCGGAGACCCCCAGGCTCTCGGGTGGCCTCTCCGAaatcttctgcttcttctttcggtTCGCTTTTCACTCTACAACAAAGTCCTGTCGCTCTTGTCGTTCCGCGATCTCTTGCTCCATC ACGGGAAAGTGATCCAGAAAGACGCCGTGGAGCTGAACGTACAGCTCATTCGCTGGCGGCTGCTGCCTGCCTTCGAGCCCCGTCGGATCCAAGATCTTCGCGTGCTTCTTCTTGGCGCAGGAACCCTCGGATGCGGTGTCGCCCGTCTCCTGGTTGCTTGGGGAGTTAG GGACTTCACCTTCGTCGACTCGAGCTGTGTCGCGCTTTCGAATCCTGCTCGgcagtgtctgtacacctaCGAAGACGCCATGCCTCAG GGAACGGGTGACCAATCGGGAGGCGAACCGGGCTCCAGCGGCGTGAAGAAAGTCGACGCGGCCTGCCGCCGCCTGTTGGCGATTCGCCCAGACTTGCGGTGCCGGGGCTTCGACCTCGAAATTCCCATGCCAG GGCATCCGCGCTTTGGCCACTCGACTCCGCCTGGTGGCCGCAGTCTTGAAGAGGCGCACgatcttctcgcgtctttgaTCGATGAACACGACGTCGTCATGATGTTGACGGATTCCAAAGAATCGCGATGGCTAGCTTCCCTCATCGTCGCCGACAG AACTCTCGACCAGCAGTGCACCGTGACGCGACCCGGCATCAGCAGCTTCGCATgcagcgtcgccgtcgagcTTCTCGCGGCCTTGACTCAACATCCCAAGGGATTCGCTGCTCCTCACATTCCCTCCGATCCTCTCGCGTCCGTCCACCCTTCCTCGGAGTCTTCTCGCAGTTCTGCTTCGGGGTCAAGCGGCGCTGGCGTCAGGaggcgcgacgaggcgcggcgaggcagaagcggagagaggcacgtgGAGGACTTCTCGTGTATGGGAGCGACGCCCCATACCGTGCGAGGCTATTTCTCGA GTTTTCGCATGCTGTCATTGGCCTCGGAGAGGAACCCGCAGTGCGTCTGCTGCTCCAATGCGATCTTGGAGAAATACCGCGAGAACCGCGTCCAGTTTCTGCGGGAGGTGATTGCCAGTTCCTCGGTTCTCGAAAAATATTCGGGCCTCGAAGAGTTGCAGAAGCAAAtcgaggcgcgaggcgaggacgccgacGTCGTCTGCctcagcgacgaagaagaggacgaaaacgagtAG